From Psychrobacillus sp. FSL K6-2836, a single genomic window includes:
- a CDS encoding D-serine ammonia-lyase gives MDKHELEIRFPLISNMQNKEEIIWFNQNKIKSEDAIKNVSVTAEMVQDASDRLDRFASYLRVAFPETATTNGIIESPLVKIPTMESALKEFFQKEFGGELLLKCDNALPISGSIKARGGIYEVLKIAEQLAIREGLLKETDDYERLSMDKFKQFFSNYSIAVGSTGNLGLSIGIISAKFGFQVTVHMSSDAKQWKKDMLRSKGVTVVEYDFDYSIAVMEGRKQAEKDSSCFFIDDENSVDLFVGYAVAASRLKTQLEQMQVNVDAEHPLFVYLPCGVGGGPGGVAFGLKLLFGDHVHCFFAEPTSSPCMLLGLMTGLHENISVVDIGLDNKTDADGLAVGRPSGFVGKTLEHLISGSFTVNDKTLYELLVLVADTENILLEPSALAGMTGPIHLAKQGVSLQNATHIVWATGGGMVPSQEMKNYYEKGKKYFL, from the coding sequence ATGGATAAACACGAATTAGAAATTAGATTTCCTTTAATCTCAAATATGCAAAACAAAGAAGAAATAATATGGTTCAACCAAAATAAAATAAAATCAGAAGATGCTATAAAAAACGTATCTGTTACTGCTGAGATGGTGCAAGATGCAAGCGATCGTTTAGATCGCTTTGCATCTTATTTACGTGTTGCCTTCCCGGAGACAGCAACAACAAATGGTATTATTGAGTCACCGCTTGTGAAAATTCCAACGATGGAATCTGCCTTAAAGGAATTCTTTCAAAAAGAATTTGGCGGGGAATTACTATTAAAATGTGATAATGCCTTACCAATTTCCGGATCTATAAAGGCTCGTGGTGGAATTTATGAGGTACTTAAAATTGCAGAGCAACTTGCGATACGAGAGGGTTTATTGAAAGAGACAGATGATTATGAAAGACTCTCAATGGATAAGTTCAAACAATTTTTTTCTAACTATTCAATTGCAGTAGGCTCGACTGGGAATCTAGGACTTAGCATAGGGATAATTAGTGCAAAGTTTGGATTTCAAGTAACTGTCCATATGTCTAGCGACGCAAAGCAATGGAAAAAGGACATGCTTCGCTCAAAAGGGGTAACAGTCGTAGAATACGATTTTGATTATAGCATTGCGGTAATGGAAGGCAGAAAACAAGCGGAAAAGGATTCGTCTTGCTTTTTTATAGACGACGAAAATTCAGTCGATTTATTTGTCGGGTATGCTGTTGCAGCAAGTAGGTTAAAAACTCAATTGGAACAAATGCAAGTCAATGTCGACGCCGAACACCCACTGTTTGTGTACTTACCGTGCGGAGTTGGTGGTGGACCAGGAGGAGTCGCATTTGGACTAAAGCTTTTGTTTGGAGACCATGTGCATTGCTTTTTTGCGGAGCCAACGAGCTCACCTTGCATGCTACTGGGGTTAATGACTGGATTGCATGAAAATATTTCAGTAGTCGATATCGGACTTGATAACAAAACGGATGCTGACGGACTAGCTGTAGGTCGACCGTCAGGATTTGTAGGGAAAACTCTAGAACATCTCATTAGTGGAAGCTTCACAGTTAATGATAAAACCTTATATGAGCTGCTAGTTTTAGTGGCGGACACGGAGAATATTCTATTAGAACCATCTGCACTGGCAGGCATGACAGGCCCAATTCATCTAGCTAAACAAGGAGTTTCCTTACAAAATGCAACGCATATTGTTTGGGCAACTGGGGGAGGAATGGTTCCTTCTCAGGAAATGAAGAATTATTATGAAAAGGGCAAAAAATATTTTCTGTAG
- a CDS encoding GNAT family N-acetyltransferase, whose protein sequence is MSIEVKNISDLNAVNVSKLIKESEKEGYRFVSRLASEYEDGTHRFSEQGEAIYGAWDGDELVAIGGLFRNTASESDNSARLYRFYTLPEYRRKGVGSELLKVVSENAKGHFKEITTKTESAKADSFYRANGFLFDERSPDVTHVMSLE, encoded by the coding sequence ATGTCAATCGAAGTGAAAAATATTTCAGATTTGAACGCAGTCAACGTATCCAAACTAATTAAAGAAAGTGAAAAAGAAGGGTATCGTTTCGTGTCAAGGTTAGCATCGGAATATGAAGACGGAACGCATCGCTTCAGTGAACAGGGAGAAGCAATTTATGGCGCATGGGATGGAGATGAGTTAGTGGCAATTGGCGGTTTGTTTAGAAATACCGCGAGTGAATCTGACAACTCTGCTCGACTATACCGATTTTACACTTTACCAGAGTATCGTCGAAAAGGTGTAGGAAGTGAACTTTTAAAGGTGGTTTCTGAAAACGCCAAAGGTCATTTTAAGGAAATAACGACTAAAACAGAATCCGCAAAGGCAGATTCTTTTTACCGTGCAAATGGATTTTTATTTGACGAACGCTCACCGGATGTCACTCATGTGATGAGCCTAGAATAG